One Deltaproteobacteria bacterium genomic window, CTCCAGGGCATCAACCATTTCCTCCAGGTCCCTTCGATGTCCCTCCAGCAGGTCAAGTGCATTGTTCAGGGCTTCCCCAAACCGTCCCAGTTCATTTGGCGGCATGTCCCTGACCCGCGTGTCCCTGTCCCCCCCTTCAATTTTCCCAACCACCTCGATGAGATCGGACAGGGGAAGGGCAATTTTTTTTCTGAAAACAAAATAGGCAAAGAAGAAAAGAACGAGGACATACAGAAAAGATGTTGCCCCCACGATCGAACCCACTCTGCTAAAATCTCCGGGTCCCTGCAAATCGAATTCAAAGGCGTATATCTGCCCTGCCCCCTCCGACAGGAAAACGGGTATGAGGATCTCACCTCTTTTCCCCCGGGAGCGCGAGATTGCGCGCCCTGCAAAGAGAGCCCTCTTTTCACTATCTTTCAGCCATGGCGCTTGGCTTTCCCCGAGCACGGTATCAGCCGGAATTTTCCTGCCTCTAAAACCCGGATAGGAACTGCCAATCTGTTCCGAAAAGAGCAAAACTCCCGCATCGCCTTCGGCCCTGAATATCTCATGAACCGACGAGTTGAGTGATTCTGTGAGGAGGGTAAGGAACCCGGCCGTGTAATTCCGCCACATCAAACCGGTTGCGTAACTGAAAAGCAAGAGCTGGAACAAAAGAGCCGTTGAAAAGATGATGGCGAGGGCAACAGGGATACCCTTCCTTATACCGAGGGTCTTTCCGCTTTCCTTAATGCCCGGCAAATCTATATAGCCCCCTTGATGAAAGAAGACCAAAACGAAACATAAACAGTTCTGCTCCAGAGTATTCTACAAATTCGACTCACCTGCATCAAGCAGGAAAAGGGGTTGCAGAACCAGCCTACCTTATAAGATCTAAACGTTACTGTATTTTACGCCCAGACTTGTCGATGAACTCAGAAAGAGCTAAAGCGGAGGAGCCATGAAACCACAGAGAGGGAAAAACCGAAGAAAGAAGTTTTACATAGACAGGGAGATCCAGATGGGGATCACTGTCAGGTTTCTTGCTATTTTCCTCGCCTTCATCTTCCTGACCACCTGTGCCGTATTCATTCCATCGTCGATCAAACTCTTGAGCCATGCGCCCGCCGAAGAGCTCATCCAGCCGGCACAGGAGTTTCTGATCCTGAAAAGCAGGGTGTGGCCGATGGCATTGGTCGTAATGCTTGCGGCGGTGGTGTACACCGTAATTTTTTCTCACAGAATCGCGGGACCCATTCAGCGATTGAACTCCGAGCTGAGGAACATTATTTCCGGAAACTACCCGGAAAGAATACGGTTGAGGAAAAAAGATTATTTCAAGGAAACGGCATCGCTGCTCGAGGAGCTCTCGCAAGAAATGGAGGCAGGAAGGAACCGCCCTTTTTCTATAGATGCGGCTGACATTGAAAAACAGATCGAAAAGATCAAAAGATCCATCCTGGAGTCGCAGGCCGATAAGGAAGTGCTCGATGAGCTGGATACGGTGCGATCAATGCTGAAGGGCCAAAAATGATCTTGAGATTTCGGGGAGAAAAATCAAAAAAGGGATTCACCATCATCGAGCTGTCGATCGTGCTCGTGATAACGGGAATACTTGCAACGCTGGCAGTGACCACGTACTCTGCGCTGACAAAGAAGGCAAAAAGGGTCCAGGCAAAAATTGCACTGAAACAGCTTGCCAAGGCCGAGTATATTTATTTCTCAGAACACGACAGCTATACCGACGATTCCACCGTGCTTGACTTCGATCCCATAGTGTATGACTATTACACGATCACCGTTGAGGCATCGCAGCATGACTTCACGGGAAAAGCGGAGGGGAACCTGGACTCTGACAGCACTCTCGATACCTGGGTAATCCACAAAGACGGAAATCCCGTTTCCCTTATCCTCGATTAGCGCTAGAAGGAAAAAAATTGGATGGCGAAGCTCCGGAGGATGATATCGGAAATAACCGCTCCCCCGGCCAGGAAAGGGCCAAAAGGAACGGCCGTTTTCAAGTCGCCCTTTTCTTTCACCATGAGGTACACGCCGAACAGCGTGCCAATCACCGACCCGATGAAAATAGTTAAAATTGCCCCCTTGTAACCTGTAAACGCACCAACCATCCCGAGCAGTTTTATATCTCCACCGCCAAGGCCCTCTCTCTTGGTTATTCCTTCGTAGATAAGTGCCGTGAAATAGAGAATTCCACCCCCAACGACTATCCCGGTTGCCGAAAATTTCCATCCCTTGCCAAGGAGAAAAGAGACGATGAAAAAGCCCGCCACAAGACCTCCCAGGCTCAGGGTGTCCGGAATAATTCTCTTGTCGATATCGATGAAGGTCACCACGAACAGGATGGAGTAAAAAAGAAGATCCCTCAGGAGGAGAAAGGTTATTCCGTCGAACCGGTAGGCGAGAAAAAAAATGAGACCGGTGCACAGTTCCACAAAGGGGTACCTGGAGGAAATTCGAACTCCGCAGTTCCTGCATCTGCCCTTGAGAAGCAGATAACTGAGAATTGGAACGTTGTCCCTTGCCTGGATCTTGCTTTCACACGACGGGCACGATGAAGGGGGTCTGACGATCGACCTGCCCTCAGGCAGCCGGTGAATAATCACGTTGTAAAAACTGCCCATCACCGTACCGAGAAGAAAAAAGAAAAGAGAGGTTAGGCTTTCCATGCCCCTGCCTCGAGGAGCTTCCGGTAGAGTTCCCGGTGTTTTCTCACCATCTCCTTCTCTGAAAACTCGCTGATAAGATCCTCCTTCCCCTTTTCGAGGGCTTCCCTCTTTATCTCACCTTCACGCGCACGGATGATTCTTTCCGCTGCCTCAGAGGGAGAACGCACATCGATAAGAAAGCCGTTTACCCCATCCTCGACCACCTCTGCCGTGCCGTCCACCGCAGTGGAAACGACAGGAACGCCGGCAATCAGAGCCTGAGGAATAACCTTCGGAAGCCCCTCCCACAGTGAGGTCAAAACCAGGGCATCAAAGGCAGCGATCACATCCCGGATGTTTTCCACCCACCCCGGCAATAAAAAATTATTCCCGAGACCCAAGTCCAGGATATTTTTCATGATCTCGGAGCCCATTTCACCATCTCCAACCATCACGTATCTGAAGTCGTATCCTTTCTCTTTCAGCACATTTGCCATCTTCACAAAATCAAGCGGGGATTTTTGAGGCTTGAAACAGGCCACCATCCCCACGGTAAACTTATCATCCTCGAGACCCAGAATCTCCCTGCCCCTCTCCCGTGAGGGGTTTCCAAATTCCTCCGTGTTGAAACCGGATCTGATCAGCACTGTCTTGCCCGCGTCAAATATCCCGAGTCCAATGCCCCGCCTACCATTGTCTTCGGAAACGAGGACGAAGTAATCGGTGATACGCCCTACAATCCGTTCCACCATAATAAAGATCCGCCTTGCCAGGGATGATTGGAGGGGGTTGAAACCGAAACCGTGAACCGTATGGATGATAATCTCACACCCTGCCATAGCCGCGGCAACCCTTCCCACTATGCCTGCTTTCGAGCTGTGTGTATG contains:
- a CDS encoding glycosyltransferase, giving the protein MKAKLVHIITLLELGGAQENTLINCEMADRDLFEVHLISGKGGMLDGRAERIEGLTFYQVKELVREIKPLWDAVSLLKIFRILRKLKKMSPKQPVIVHTHSSKAGIVGRVAAAMAGCEIIIHTVHGFGFNPLQSSLARRIFIMVERIVGRITDYFVLVSEDNGRRGIGLGIFDAGKTVLIRSGFNTEEFGNPSRERGREILGLEDDKFTVGMVACFKPQKSPLDFVKMANVLKEKGYDFRYVMVGDGEMGSEIMKNILDLGLGNNFLLPGWVENIRDVIAAFDALVLTSLWEGLPKVIPQALIAGVPVVSTAVDGTAEVVEDGVNGFLIDVRSPSEAAERIIRAREGEIKREALEKGKEDLISEFSEKEMVRKHRELYRKLLEAGAWKA
- a CDS encoding prepilin-type N-terminal cleavage/methylation domain-containing protein, with the protein product MILRFRGEKSKKGFTIIELSIVLVITGILATLAVTTYSALTKKAKRVQAKIALKQLAKAEYIYFSEHDSYTDDSTVLDFDPIVYDYYTITVEASQHDFTGKAEGNLDSDSTLDTWVIHKDGNPVSLILD
- a CDS encoding prepilin peptidase; this translates as MESLTSLFFFLLGTVMGSFYNVIIHRLPEGRSIVRPPSSCPSCESKIQARDNVPILSYLLLKGRCRNCGVRISSRYPFVELCTGLIFFLAYRFDGITFLLLRDLLFYSILFVVTFIDIDKRIIPDTLSLGGLVAGFFIVSFLLGKGWKFSATGIVVGGGILYFTALIYEGITKREGLGGGDIKLLGMVGAFTGYKGAILTIFIGSVIGTLFGVYLMVKEKGDLKTAVPFGPFLAGGAVISDIILRSFAIQFFSF